GCACCTCGGGCGCGACTCGGGGCGCTTGGTCGCCCGACTCCCAGCGCAGGAGGTCGCCGGGCTGGCAGTCGAGGACCGCGCACAGCGCGTCGAGGGTGCTGAACCGTACGGCCTTGGCCCGACCGTTCTTGAGCACGGCGAGGTTGGCGGGAGTGATCCCGACGCGCTGGGCGAGCTCACCCACGGACATCTTGCGCCTCGCCAGCATGACGTCGACGTCGACGACGATCGGCA
This DNA window, taken from Acidimicrobiales bacterium, encodes the following:
- a CDS encoding helix-turn-helix transcriptional regulator — encoded protein: MPIVVDVDVMLARRKMSVGELAQRVGITPANLAVLKNGRAKAVRFSTLDALCAVLDCQPGDLLRWESGDQAPRVAPEVRTNAPA